The proteins below are encoded in one region of Polycladomyces subterraneus:
- a CDS encoding VOC family protein, with translation MIYIIPIGIQDHDDEWKKRTILLWRWGNISSLFQRVDTVFCYVQDLEQAKRWYQDVFGFSIRFENDDICSLNISETPLTLIQSPPGEPFQPARRAFFNFYVSDTEMARNHLLKHNVIVSEIFDDKDVKWMWFQDLDGNRIEICCFS, from the coding sequence GTGATCTACATAATTCCTATAGGGATTCAAGACCATGATGACGAATGGAAGAAAAGGACGATCCTTCTATGGAGGTGGGGGAACATATCCTCGCTGTTTCAACGGGTCGACACGGTATTCTGCTATGTTCAAGACTTGGAACAAGCAAAAAGGTGGTATCAGGATGTATTCGGATTCTCTATTCGTTTTGAAAATGACGATATCTGTTCCCTGAATATCAGTGAAACACCACTAACCCTGATACAATCCCCTCCCGGTGAGCCGTTCCAACCTGCCAGGCGGGCGTTTTTCAATTTTTACGTCTCCGATACAGAGATGGCGAGAAACCATCTGCTGAAACATAATGTAATCGTAAGTGAGATTTTCGATGACAAAGATGTAAAATGGATGTGGTTCCAGGACCTCGATGGCAACCGCATCGAGATTTGTTGTTTTTCGTAA
- a CDS encoding SDR family NAD(P)-dependent oxidoreductase produces MRPVALITGASSGIGRAFAEELANRGYDLVLVARRTSLLQEVANFVEQRGAKANVITADLTNEDEVARISQWMTQHQIDLLVNNAGIGLYGPVIHTDARLEQALVRLHIQVPLALTRAVLPGMITRKQGGIIQVSSSLAFFPTPYMAVYGAAKTFLLHYTEALAEELKGTGITVTVVCPGSTQSEFAGRTGITQPYAVPAEQVVREALDGWEQQKTVVVTGVRNRWITRLPRFLSRKTMRRLIAVFFRDRRPDR; encoded by the coding sequence ATGCGACCGGTTGCCCTTATCACCGGAGCATCGTCGGGGATTGGCCGCGCGTTTGCCGAGGAGCTGGCGAATAGGGGATATGATTTGGTGCTGGTCGCCCGCAGAACCTCCTTGCTGCAAGAGGTGGCAAACTTCGTCGAACAACGGGGGGCGAAGGCAAATGTGATCACGGCCGATTTGACCAACGAGGATGAGGTTGCTCGGATCAGTCAGTGGATGACTCAGCATCAAATCGACCTGCTCGTCAACAATGCGGGAATCGGGCTGTACGGGCCTGTCATTCATACCGATGCGCGCTTGGAACAGGCGTTGGTTCGTCTTCACATCCAAGTGCCGTTGGCCCTCACCCGTGCCGTTTTGCCTGGTATGATCACACGAAAGCAGGGCGGGATCATCCAAGTGTCCTCCTCTCTGGCCTTTTTCCCCACTCCCTACATGGCCGTATACGGAGCAGCCAAAACTTTTTTGCTTCATTACACAGAGGCGTTGGCTGAGGAGCTGAAAGGCACCGGCATCACCGTAACCGTTGTATGTCCGGGCAGTACCCAAAGCGAATTTGCGGGGCGAACGGGGATTACGCAGCCCTATGCCGTCCCTGCTGAACAAGTGGTGCGGGAGGCACTTGACGGATGGGAACAACAAAAAACGGTCGTGGTGACCGGGGTCCGCAACCGCTGGATCACCAGGTTGCCCCGCTTCTTGTCGAGGAAAACCATGCGGCGGCTCATCGCTGTCTTTTTCCGTGATCGAAGGCCGGATCGTTGA